The DNA window ACGCATATACCTGATGGATACTGAAACAGCCAAGGTCAAACATTTTGTTTCTGAATTCAATCCAGTTCATAATCTATTTCCGTTATGCAGCATATATGCTGATTTTTAGAAATAGAGCATGAACAGGGAATTGTCAAACAGGTTTTGGTTTGGGTCCTAATCAAGCCATTGAGCTAATTGCATAAAGAGTCTCTTCAGAGTCTAAGGCAAAAATAGATTCATCCGGTTTAAACGTACTTCCTCGAAAAGAAAAAGAATATCTCACGCCCGGCCTGCCTCTCTCCGAGCTGTAGGCTCTCCGAGCTGGAAGCCGGACCATAGGGCCTTCGCCCCTGAGCGAACAGGCTCCACTTTAAAGGCAGTTGCTCACAGATTCAGTCCCGAGCCGCCCGGGTGAGAAGCTTACATAAGTTGACAGACTATGATGGAGAGAATAGCGAATCATCTTCTTGCCTGGTAAATAAATTTCCCTTAAGTTGGTTTTTATGTCCACAACTATTACATTCAGACAACTCGTTAAAGTTCACAACGGTCAAGTCAATCTTACACTCCCGGAAGATTTTGATTATACTGAAGTGGAAGTGTTTGTCATGCCTAAAGCCAAAGACGCTGATCAAATAGAGCCTGTATGGGAATCTTCAGACCTGGAGGCAGCAGGTAAAATTGGGCAGTCATCATCAATATTTCCAGCAGACAATGAGGACTATTCTAAGTGGTAGGCAGGTTTTATCTGGCTAATATTATCACTGAAAAATAAAAGGTTTCTTGTAATCATCGTTTTAATTTTGCAACTGTCCACAATAGTCTTTGGGGAAGTGTGAGGGATGAAGGATGAGACCTGAGGGATGAAACTTGAGACCTGAGACTTGGGGAGTTATTCGTTTTTCGTTCTTCGTTCCTCGTTAACCAGGAACCAAGAACGACGAACCAGGAACAGCGGCGCAGCCGCATATGGGATGTATTGAAATTGCGAGGCATCGTCGGGTCCGTGATTGCCAAATCGGCAGGATGATTACATCGGCCTGGTTATGAGGGGGAGATGGACATGCTAATTAATGGTATTATTTGGCTTTCTGATATTATCGATAAACTGGAGAAGAAACATGCTGTTACTCCGAATGAGGTCGAGAACATTTTTAGTGATCTTCCTGTTTTTCGCAGGATAGAAAGAGGCAAAGTCAAGGGAGAACATGTTTACAGGGCTCTTGGAAGGACAGATTCTGGCAGATACCTTGTCGTTTTTTTCATAAATAAGCGAACACATTAAGCTCTGGTGATATCAGCTCGCGATATGACTGAAAAAGAAAGGAGAATATATGCAAAAAGCAAATAAAATGAAAAAATATTATAGAGATGAGTTGCCTTTATCTTTTGATTCAATCGCTGATGCCGCAGATTTCTGGGATAGCCATGATTCTGCTGATTACGAAGCTTATATGGAAGATGCTCAGTTTAATGTTGATATTAACCGTCATGTTTATCTTGTTCCTGTAGCAGAATCTGTTCTTGAAAAAGTACGGAGGAAGGCCAAACACCAGGGAGTATCTACAGAAACATTAGTTAATATGCTCCTTCAAGAACATGCTTGATCGAGAATAGTTCCTCGTTCTTCGTTAACAAGGAACAGTTCTTAGTTCTTCGTTAACCAGGAACCACGAACGAAGAACCATGAACAGCGGCGCAGCCGCAGAACCAAGAACAGCGGCGCAGCCGCATGTTGGCAAGCTTGACAAAGATGAAAGATTGATCATATCATACCATTAAAATCATATTTATTTGCTTAAAACACCCCTGTATTTTCATAATCCATGTATGCATGCCGACCAAGCTAAAAAATGAAAGCCTTAGGAATGTACCGCCATCAATTAGAGTTTCTGAATACCTGGCTCAAGAACAGCAGCCGAAAGCCCCTGGTCATCCGTGGCGCCCGTCAGGTGGGCAAGTCTACGCTTGTTCAGCTGTTTGCAAAAGAACATGGAAAAGGTCTGCTTGATGTAAACCTGGAGCGCTATCCCGAATTATCCAGCATATTTAATACCAATGACCCGGATCAGATTATTCAGCAAATTGAATTTCTGCCGGGAATGAAACAAGTCAGTCCAAATTCCCTGCTGTTTCTGGACGAGATTCAGTCTGTTCCCGAGGCGATTCCCGCATTACGGTATTTTTACGAAGACAAACCAGGATTGCCGGTTCTTAGTGCAGGGTCTTTGCTGGAGTTTGTCCTGTCTGACCATTCTTTCTCCATGCCTGTGGGCCGAATACAGTATCTGCATATGGGCCCCATGACATTTTCTGAGTTTCTGATGGGCATTGGGGAAGAAAAGCTCAGTTCCTTTATACTCAATTATGAGCCGGATAAGTCCATAGGAGAAATTACCCATAAAAGACTCTTGAGTTTGCTGCGATCTTATTACTTTACAGGCGGTATGCCCGAAGCCGTATCTGTTTTTTCTGAGACCAGGAGCTATAAACAGGTCAGCACGGTTCACAATTCCATTACCCAAACCTATCTGGAGGATTTCCCGAAATACACCGGTTCAAGAAATTTGAACCGCATACGCAGGGTGTTTCACTTTATTGCCAGAAACGTCGGTAAAAAAATAAAGTACAGCAATATCTCTTCCGAAGACCAGAGCGGCACTTTAAAAAAAGACATTGACCTTTTATCCATGGCCCGGGTCATAGACAAAGTAATACACAGTCATTGTTCCAGCCTGCCTCTGCATGCTGATATTGATGAGAAAGTGTATAAACCCATTTTCCTGGATGTCGGCTTGATGAACGCTGTTTGCGGGCTTGACTGGAGAGCTGTTTCTCAAATGGATGATGCGCAGCTGATCAATGAGGGGGCCATTGCGG is part of the Desulfonatronovibrio magnus genome and encodes:
- a CDS encoding CopG family antitoxin yields the protein MQKANKMKKYYRDELPLSFDSIADAADFWDSHDSADYEAYMEDAQFNVDINRHVYLVPVAESVLEKVRRKAKHQGVSTETLVNMLLQEHA
- a CDS encoding ATP-binding protein, whose protein sequence is MKALGMYRHQLEFLNTWLKNSSRKPLVIRGARQVGKSTLVQLFAKEHGKGLLDVNLERYPELSSIFNTNDPDQIIQQIEFLPGMKQVSPNSLLFLDEIQSVPEAIPALRYFYEDKPGLPVLSAGSLLEFVLSDHSFSMPVGRIQYLHMGPMTFSEFLMGIGEEKLSSFILNYEPDKSIGEITHKRLLSLLRSYYFTGGMPEAVSVFSETRSYKQVSTVHNSITQTYLEDFPKYTGSRNLNRIRRVFHFIARNVGKKIKYSNISSEDQSGTLKKDIDLLSMARVIDKVIHSHCSSLPLHADIDEKVYKPIFLDVGLMNAVCGLDWRAVSQMDDAQLINEGAIAEQFVGQHLQNMFSDTLNRELTYWLRLGRSSNAEVDFVVQTGGYIIPVEVKAGAAGSLKSLHQFMGSKEAPIAVRFDASLPTVTRIDTVISTGKTRRQVQYPLVSVPLYLIERLETIAAYYCKNQG